A region of the Streptococcus suis genome:
AAGGTACAGAAGTTACACTTCACCGTCCAAACGATTCAAAAGAAATGAAGACTATTCACGGTACTAGCCGTGCTAACCTCAACAACATGGTTGTTGGTGTTTCTGAAGGCTTCAAAAAAGAACTTGAAATGCGTGGTGTCGGTTACCGTGCTCAATTGGCTGGTAACAAATTGACACTTGCTGTTGGTAAATCACATCCAGATGAAGTGGTTGCACCAGAAGGTATTACATTTGAAGTTCCAACACCAACACAAATTGTCGTGTCTGGTATCAACAAAGAAGTTGTTGGTCAAACAGCAGCTTACATCCGTAGCCTTCGCGCTCCTGAGCCATACAAAGGTAAAGGTATCCGCTACGTTGGTGAATTCGTTCGCCGTAAAGAAGGTAAAACAGGTAAATAATAGCTTGCTGAGGTGGCTTAGCCACCTGGCTGACTATTTCTCAAATTGTTTCGTAAGAAACAGAATCATACATTAAGAGGTGAATATTGTGATTTCAAAACCAGATAAAAACAAAATCCGCCAAAAACGCCACCGTCGCGTTCGCGGTAAAATCTCTGGAACTGCTGCTCGCCCACGTTTGAACATT
Encoded here:
- a CDS encoding 50S ribosomal protein L6 — translated: MSRIGNKVITLPAGVELAQNNGVVTVKGPKGELTREFPTAIEIRVEGTEVTLHRPNDSKEMKTIHGTSRANLNNMVVGVSEGFKKELEMRGVGYRAQLAGNKLTLAVGKSHPDEVVAPEGITFEVPTPTQIVVSGINKEVVGQTAAYIRSLRAPEPYKGKGIRYVGEFVRRKEGKTGK